GCGGCAAACTGATACAAAACGCCGGGTTAAGAATTCCTGAAAGTCCGGATGGTGGAAGAGCATAAGGGTTCCCCACATTCCGATCGTATGCACCTATTATAATCAGATCCAAAAGCTCCTCTGTTTCTATATATCTCAATCTGCAGCCAAATATTTCAATCGAATCTATGCCAACCATATCAAAATTTCTCAGTACAACAGCGCTCCTTCTGTTTCCATTAGGATTGCTGACATGACTCTTCAGCTCTTCAAACACTTTCGAAAAATTACCTTGGTTGAATTCGAACTTAAAATTCATAATGTAATCTGCGACGAAATTGCGGAAGATCCTGTGCAGAAGAAATGCCTCTTTGCTCATGTCCCGCTTTGACTCCTCAGGAAATTGCACAGGCAGTGGAAGCTCAATCCAGCCAAAGCGCTCAGCAAAACCTGCAGAAGACATGAATTCGACACACTTTTTCACTTGTGGAAATTCAGCCATCTTAATGATCTCCTCTGCAAAACCACTCGACATCAGGGGCGATAGTCTTTGAATTTCCTTCATTTTCCACGTTCTGGCTTCATAGTTAATCTCTACTGCCGTGATTTCTTCATTAATTGCAACTTGATTGGCTTTATTTGCAAGTTGACTCAAAACAAATTCTGTTGCCCTTTCGAGAATGGCACTGAGTCTGTCAAGGTTCTCCGACAATTCGTTGTCTTGCAATGCCACCACTGGTGTAATAGAATGCTGGTGATTTAAGCGCTTCAGATACGCCTCACTGAGGGCTGACAGGGGTGACGGGAAATCCAGGACTCTGGAATTCATCGAATCTCACTTTTCTGCGGGAAGAGTAATCCGCGCTTTGTTTCAATTAATCATATTCGACTGCTCTAAGCCTTCAAAACTGCGATACAGTCAAATAATAACACGCTTATAGTAGACGTCGGCGCGGGTGTAACGCGAAGAGCTTGACAGCATATAATTCCGGCCAAGGCAGGGGGACTACTAAATCCATGGAAGAGCAGTTGCTCTCCTTTTCATTCAGGCACGGAAGAGACTGGACCAGGCTGACAAACAGGCTACGTTGCCGTATGGAGAGCCTTTCCTGGCATCCGAACGGCACCGACTTCAACTATGAAATTATACTGGCAAAATGGGATGACAAAAGGACAACAATCGATTCATTCTTCAGGAGACAGGAGACAATCGGGCTGATCAATGAACTAATCAACTGTGAGCGTATTTTCCGCAATATTTACATGGTATCGTTCACTGGACCATTTCACAATACGGTCAGGGAAAATCTCCTGAAGTACAACTTGACAACATACAGTTCAAGTGTGGAAGAGGGCGTTCAGAAATGGAATGTTTTGATACAACCGAGGAGTCAATTCAGATTTATACGCAGTTTGATGGATATCGGAAACTTTACTGTAAATCCCGCCTTGTCGGCGGTCAGTTCAATTGACATGTCCAGAATCATGTGGGCAAATCAGCTCCTCTCTAAACTTTCCAAGCTGGTCCTTACTGACAAGGAAATAGAATATCTCATGGCTGCAGGCAGACTGGGTTACTTCAACGAAAGGCGAAGCCTCAGCGTAACAGACATGGCCGCTCTTCTTTCCAGAAACAAATCAACAGTTGACAGATCACTGAAATCTGCGATCGGTAAACTCCTCAGTTGCATTATCGCTTCCATGAATGAGGCCAATTAATGCGAAAGCATCAATAAAACCGGGGATAGTGCGGATTTACTTTTTCCCAAATCATCCTCCGTATACCTTCCCACACGAGTCCCTCCAGTTCAAAGGGAATGCCATCTGAGCCGGGATCAAGCCATTTCGGGGGACCATTGTGAAGACCGGCGGTTGCCGCACTTTTGAGGGCGGATATTAGTGTCTGTTTGTCCGGAAGCGCATAAAAGTCTCCCGAAATTGCAGCCAGTGCCCCTGCAATTCCGTAAGCACCGAAATTTGAAACTGAGGAAAAGACCAGTGCGTCTGTTCCAACAGCCGATGCAATGATTCTGCCATTAGGATGGAATTTAATGACTTCTTTCTCGATGAGGCCGCATCCGGCCTCATTGCCTCCGTCTCCCACGCCAACTGTTGGTATGCCTCTTTTTGGAGCTTCGTTTAAAATGTCATCTAGCCTCGCCACTTTGGAAGAAATGTCCATTCCCTTCATTGACATATATCTGCCTGAGGAATTCTTTGATGGCCTTTCAATGGCTACAATTGCTGACGGAGAAAACTCATCAAATACGGAGCTAAAATCAATCTCTGTATTTTCCTTGAATCCTCTGACCACGACCTGGTGTTCCTCCCCCAATCTGCCAGCCAAACTGAAACCGCAGCCCATGAAGCACTTCTCAACCATCCATGCCTGGCTTGCATCTGTAAGCACCACGGGTCTCACCCTCAGCAGCTCCGAAAGAACCCTTGACAGCATGGATGCTCCGACCGGACCATCCTGCTCGGCAACG
This genomic interval from Candidatus Sysuiplasma jiujiangense contains the following:
- a CDS encoding DUF4392 domain-containing protein — protein: MNGSAAMEISEHIDRLVSTDFHSRKFIIDLYDAARRQSGNIPLTYRAASLINEKVRPDSCVLFITGFPTYGDFVAEQDGPVGASMLSRVLSELLRVRPVVLTDASQAWMVEKCFMGCGFSLAGRLGEEHQVVVRGFKENTEIDFSSVFDEFSPSAIVAIERPSKNSSGRYMSMKGMDISSKVARLDDILNEAPKRGIPTVGVGDGGNEAGCGLIEKEVIKFHPNGRIIASAVGTDALVFSSVSNFGAYGIAGALAAISGDFYALPDKQTLISALKSAATAGLHNGPPKWLDPGSDGIPFELEGLVWEGIRRMIWEKVNPHYPRFY
- a CDS encoding helix-turn-helix domain-containing protein, giving the protein MEEQLLSFSFRHGRDWTRLTNRLRCRMESLSWHPNGTDFNYEIILAKWDDKRTTIDSFFRRQETIGLINELINCERIFRNIYMVSFTGPFHNTVRENLLKYNLTTYSSSVEEGVQKWNVLIQPRSQFRFIRSLMDIGNFTVNPALSAVSSIDMSRIMWANQLLSKLSKLVLTDKEIEYLMAAGRLGYFNERRSLSVTDMAALLSRNKSTVDRSLKSAIGKLLSCIIASMNEAN